Genomic segment of Arachis stenosperma cultivar V10309 chromosome 4, arast.V10309.gnm1.PFL2, whole genome shotgun sequence:
AGGACATGGACAGCAACTCGCACAGACTTGAAATCTCCGCTTATTGTATCTGCTTCCTGTTGAATTACCGAGATCTACAATAGAAGAAAACATTATTAAACAGCAAggaagaaacagaaaagaaaaaattgcgAACTCTTTACTCACCTCCTCCCTGGTAGTTTCAGTAAGGGAAGCACATTCATCTAAACTTTTATCCAGACGGTTGATTCTAGCAGATAACTTCTTTTTGGCATCCTGAAACCATTGCATATAAGCAAACATCCATTCCTAAGTCTTTCACAGAAAGCCAAAACGTAAATTGAGCATAACACAAAAGCCACAACTATCACTACGACTAGTATATCAATGATAATTATTAgtgctattttcaaaaattattttatttgaattacaGGAAATAACCATACTAATAATGGGAAAAACAACGAATGCAAGTTATGCAATTAAAATTGTAAGAAAAATAGTTAAACAAAAGCTATTAATACACACCAGCTTGATAGTAATCAAGAAAGAATATCATTTTGTTAtgagaaaaaaatcaaattgattatgagtaaacaTCAATAACAATCAACAGCAATTACACTCATAAAGGAATCTATTATGGTCATCAAAGACATGTATGCAACTAtgcatatataaatatacaataCTAACTGCAACTGCTCGGGTTTTGACAAAATAAGAAGACCAAACAATAAAAAGTACCTCAACTGATTCATATAGCTTCCCCATCTGATTACCAATAGATGTGCAAGCATCAGATAAACCACGCCTTGTCGCAAACATCAAATCAGGAAGTTTCCATCCCTGCAAAGTGCAAATATAACCAAGCCACCATACCGAACATCAACAAGGAGAGCATATGTGGAGATAGGAATGAAGTGACGATGAttaacttctttttcttttatctttagaGTACAGTGTTTGACATTTAAACCATAAAAAAGTTAAacaatattttgaaaaactataATAAGGTCAATGATCATCCGTTTCTAGAATAGTGTATTACAGACAGAGACAGGCTTACATGTAGCGAGTAGCGACACAAGTGGTTAGAAACAGTACTACTATCCATTAAATTTTCAGTTCCCCCCTTGGGTATAAAAAATTTGTCGTGTATGGATTTTACTCCCATAGACTAAAGTTTCAAGATCTATCACTTGTACAGCCCAGACAACTAAACATCATTTAATTGGAAATAATGCAAATTATTCTGCTCAAAATGACATGGAAAATATTTGATAGCAAGTAGCAGCATGACTCAACCAAAAATCAGACAGtaaaaactaaaacaaaacAATAGAATCAACAATTCACAGAAATGGAGGATTTGGCTTTAAAGGAATGTGTACGTCTAGAAAGACAAATCTTCCACATCCCACAATTTCATTTTCTTGGTTTTTAACTCTGAGTTGTTTTCTAGTATGTGTTTCCTCTCTCAGTTTTAGGTTGATGTAATTTCTTgcgttttataataaataaatcacAAGAAAAAACACATTACCTTCCACCAAATATAGCCATATCCTGCCACAACAATAACAAGCACTGTGACATATTTCTTCCCACCTGTGTATTGTAAAAGTTAGAAATAATgtaaattgtaaaataaaaaaggacCCCAAAATGTGTAAGAGGAAGTAGATAACTAGAACCTGTTCCACTTGCATTTACAATTGTGATTGATCTATCTCTAGCAAGGAGTTGTAGTTCCTGCCGAAGGCTGTTAACCTGTTTATGTAAAGGATTAATGAACATTGTCAACTACCCTGATATTGAATATATAATTACAAAATCACCATTTCTTTTAGCCATTCAAATCGTCAATAGGGGAAAATATCAATCTTGTTTTAACTATACTTTAACTCTTTGTAGCTTGTATATAAACTGTGAAACATGGTGAtgtttttattcaattctatgaATGTGAGAGAAAAACATTCAGCTAATAGCTAGAGACTATACATAGCTTCTTAAGTAGTGCCTATCACACCCATCCGCCCTTTACCAGATAGTGCATATTGGGCATAACCATTTTAATGTTTTAAGTTATAAATGAAACAAGATTACATCTCGTCCTCCCCTTTATGTAAAAATGCTAGAATAACATCTTATAAGATAAATCTTATTGCTAATGAAACTTAGATCATATAGTGGCAAACTGTCCCACACAGGATACAAACATTCCAATAATTAACAAGCACGACATGCAGCAAAGCTCAGACCATATTGAATAGACAAGTTTGCCAGTGTGTTTCTTTAATGGTCATAACTAGAACAAATATATATTTCCATTTAGTATAAGATTCATTAAATGTAGTAACCTTGTAGACTAGAGTTAATGATACCAAATGCTGTTCACGATCAATATTATTAAAtcattgaaaattgaaaagacAACAGAAAGATAACCTGAGCAATCAAAGCATCATTATGTGGCTTTTTACCAGCTGGAGCAGACTCCTCGCTTTTACCTAGCTTCCAAAAAACCTGGAGTGCAAAAAAACATGAAACTGCATCATATACACAAAACATGAACAATTTCTGGGCCACATTGTTGAAAAacataagataaataaaagtaaacataaGATAAAAATACACCACAATCTCATTCATCAATCAATTTTCTACAACGAGCAAAATCATACGCATAATTACATCATTCATCAAATGCTTAAATGCACCAAAACAAAATGTGAAACCGGCATCACAACCGTAAAACTAACCTTGTAAGCACCGGAGACAACACTAGAGATATCAGGAAGACCCCCCTCCTTTGCGAGGACCGAACCAACAAGACCTACAATACACACAAGCGGATTTCCCCGAGGTCAGAAAGGTAATTTCACAGGAACACAACCCTACCAATCAAACCAACTCCGGTTTCAGATATCATCACCATAAACGCAGCTAAATTACGATAAACATTAAACATAGATGCGAAAATGACGGTGAGTAAAAAACAAAATCGAAGCTAAACacttaatattaaaaattaataaaacagAAGAAGGAATCAGAGGAGACGAGTGTGAACCTGCACCAAGGAGGATCGTGATCTTGCCGAATGGAAGAGCCATGGAAGAGAGTGATGCTCAGCAAAGCAGCAACTAGCGGAGGATGAGTGTGTGGTGAAGCATTTAGCGTGAAACGCAGGCGTTTTGAGGGTTCGGAGATTTGTGCGATTGTGATTTGTTGGTGACGGAACGAGAAAACGagggttcttcttcttcgcgGGTAGCAGAGTAGTTACGAAATTGGGAATTCGTGAGTTTTGCTTTGATTTGAAAAACGAGAACGAAGGACGAACCCTtgagtctctctctctctctctctggtTTGGTTGCTACTCCTTATTCTTCATTCCACCCTAGTTTTCTCACTTAGCTAAAGCTGagcataataaattaataataaataaataaataagtatatTCCCCTTTCGATTAAAAAGAATTAATAGTTTATTCGTTTATAAGCAACTTTTATCTTGCGTTGAAAAATATCgcgattttttattttaggttagataaatatttgttttgagtctttattattgttttcttgataGATAAATTATACTTATACTTATCTGTTCTAAAATTTGgtttaattcaattcaaattcaaattcattttttattttttaaaatcatacaTTATCCTTctatgaaaaaatttaaataattttaaacataACCATAACCTAAAATTTAAAACCTTGAACGTATTACTCCGTTTTTCGAGGGTGGGGAAGGGGGTCCAATGAAATCAAAGCCCACAACTTGCTTCGAATTATTGGATAGGAAGgcccaaatcaaaagcccaatTACATCGCACAAGAGACTCCACGGTCCACGCTATCGCAAAGCTTAATGCATTTTTAATCACTTTCTTCCACGCCACGCAACGCAAAGAGACAAAGAAAAATACCAACCAATCCATTTTTCCTTTCCGTCTTCGTCATGTTCA
This window contains:
- the LOC130973396 gene encoding uncharacterized protein LOC130973396; this encodes MALPFGKITILLGAGLVGSVLAKEGGLPDISSVVSGAYKVFWKLGKSEESAPAGKKPHNDALIAQVNSLRQELQLLARDRSITIVNASGTGGKKYVTVLVIVVAGYGYIWWKGWKLPDLMFATRRGLSDACTSIGNQMGKLYESVEDAKKKLSARINRLDKSLDECASLTETTREEISVIQQEADTISGDFKSVRVAVHVLESKIKEIEKKQVATTEGVYRLCNISTEIQASLINSPKPASELPPVSPSSRATLPGPSRLSLEPPSATPLSRNGSMPPALSIDPPSPSNSAGSYQEDAEISEEMNYTNNRTNSSIIPPKDVQTHSSSSGLFGKFTGYAPSFLTRTRSATDSVVQQIRSSS